The sequence below is a genomic window from Stigmatopora nigra isolate UIUO_SnigA chromosome 4, RoL_Snig_1.1, whole genome shotgun sequence.
CAAAAAGTGAAAAGTATGTTGCTTAGGACTTCATTTTAATCTCAACGCATTGTCTACAGGTGGCCATTTTGATAGGGGCATCAAAAGTTcttttcatgtgtgtgtgtgcgtgtgtgtgtgtgtgtgtgtgtgtgtgtgtgtgtgtgtgtgtgtgtgtgtgtgtgtgtgtgtgtgtgtgtgtgtgtgtgtgtgtgtgtgtgtgtgtgtgtgtgtgtgtgtgtgtgtgtgtgtgtgtgtgtgtgtgtgtgtgtgtgtgaccttCTGCCACGCCCCCTTCTTTACACAACTTGACTCCGTCTCCCAGGGGCAAAGATGGAATCGTGGATTGATTCTAAACACACGGACACACATCAATACACGCGTCGTCGTCAGGATTCTTATGACGTCACAGTCGAGTTTGTTTACCCTGACTTTCCGCGTGGTCTCCCCGGCCACGCCCACAACAGTTGAGTTCATCCTATGCTGCCGAGAAAGCCAGTCTCCTGAagaaatatataattttcatGCTCCGTTTTCCAAATATGTATCCATTTTGCGGTTCCCGGCGTCACTCTGACGTCACGACTGAATAAGACAATTCAACGCGTGGTGTAAGCTTGATAGACGGGTCGACCACTCACTTTGACGTTTGACGTTCAAGGCACTCGTTGCAATGTTGCTATAGTTaccagaacacacacacacacacacacacacactcacacacaaacaaaaacaagtagaCCCTTATGTTTTGTTTCGTTCCAGGTCTCATGCGTCATTTCCTGTCCAGAGTTGTTAATAACAGTAAATTAAAGATTTTAGTTATTTCAAGTGGATGTTGATTTAAAGTCACTTAAAAAAGAAGAGGCGAACGACGTCACAATTTTGCGTCACAGCAAATTAGTCATTTCTGGTTGCCACGGGAATCACGGTGGTGGCCACGTGACTATGCGCCACCTCCTGATTGACGGAATTTCGTCGGGCATCAAGGAATCCTTAATatgtttccttttaaaattcaattcaattatgtaATCCAgtggattttgttgttttgggtgAAAGTCTGCTATCTGGTGAACATTTGATGTATCTTTAAACTGTTCCATTTGTACGAACTAAGATTTTTCTTCCTGTGGGAAGGACTACAACTCCCATGATTCAATGCTGCCGCTGCTCTTCTAACTCGAGGTTCACCGTGAGGGTAAAAATAGGCTCGGCTGTCACTTTACTTTTCCTAATTCGGAAACTGCGGGGCACCGACCCAAGCCTATACTTTTGTCCGGGCCGTAAAGCTGGCCACCTAAAAACAATTCTCCGCTGAAATCATCCGTTTAACCGTTCACCCCTTGCTagcaagctagctagctaaccaGCGAGCCCGCTGTCCAAAACACAACCGACGGCGAGTTGAACTAATTAGTAGCTATTCCTAAAGTAAATAGCACGAACTTTGAAATTGAAACATAATTTATTCATTGAATTTGTGGGCACGGGGGCTCGAAAAGCCCCGAATAGGCCACCATGTTCGTTCAGGAGGAAAAAATGTTCGCCGGTAAAGTGTTGAAGATCCACATCTGCACTGTGGACGGCGACGAGTGGCTGGAGGAGATAACGGAAGACACCACGTTGGACAAAGTCAAGGAGAAGTGTTTGAAACATGTAAGTTTTGCTACCCTATGTCCTCTTCCTCCTTGCATTTCCATTCAAATTCCTATACATGACTATTTTGGGCTCGGCTGAGCTGAGCGAAACCGAATCTCAGATGATAGATAGCAGGTCCCTGGCGTTTCTCTCCAGGATCAATTTACGACCTTTGTAACTGCATAGCACACCACCTTACTGCAAAAGAAGTACACACTAGTTTTGTACTAGTTAGGATAGAGTACTTGTATTACAACTTATACTACAATGAGGTGTACTTGGACTACAACTACAATTACGTGTATAGTACTTGTATTCGAAGTTCGTGTCCACTTGCTTGAACTTGGACTACAATTTCTGGACAAATGTTCTGCGTAGCCTTGTGACGCTTCACATGTTCCAGGACACACGTTTTAAGTTCCTGTCATTCAGGTACGTCGGtgaagaaatgtcatttttggccaTCTTTGTTGCAGTGCTGGCCAGGAAACTCGGACGATCCCAAGACGCTCACACACCACAAGCTCATCCACGCGGCGACGGAACGAGTGCTGAGCGACACCAAAACGGTGGCCGAAGAACGCCTCAAAGATAGAGGTGGGACTGCGTGGGGTCTAGCTGTAGCTGATGTCATTTTCAAGAGTGCGGTAAAGTTCAAATTTTACAAGATAAAAGTAGAAGTGTAATTACGAGGGACAAAAATGGTAACATTACGAGATTAAAGTCACAGTGCAAgtacgatttaaaaaaaaaaaaagaaaaaagaaaaaaaaccaacaacatgtgacgacaacaacaacaaaaccctGCAGTATTACCAGGAGAAAATAGTTGTATTGTTTCAAGGGTTAATCCTGACAATAGGTCTTGCTTCCTGTCTGGCACCAGAGCGTATTGTGCATTTTCTTCCACTCCAATAAGATATGGGCTGATTttaattttcacttattttttgaAGTCGCCATCGCCCCTTTAAAAATCTCATATCGTTCGACCTCTTGTTGTACTCACTGCTACTTTGGATTGCTCTATTCTAGATGTTCTTCTGCTCCTAAAGAAAAGGGCGACCCCCACGCCTCCCAAGATGGTAGACGTGAGTGCGGAAGACAAGGTGGGTCTCGGTCAAAGCACAAGTAGAGTCTGGGCGCTATGTTTATCTAGCTAGAACATgcgttcatttgctgccagcgCTCCCACTGCAAATGGATTGGGCAACTGGTCCCTTCGGTAGCAGCTTAGAGCCGGATGCCTTGACAATGCTAAAATAATGTCTTCAAAGGGCAGGCTTTGATAGAAACGCAGACCAATGTTTTCCCCGCTATTGTGCTCTCGACAGAAAAAAGTGGACAACAAGGCCCCGGACAAGGACGCCATCTTGAAGGCCACCGCCAACCTCAGCATTAGGCACACGGATCAGACCGTCGTGCAGCACAACATCAGAGACGTACGTAAAACTTTCTGGTGCTCTCTTGAGGATCAGACGTAGTGGGTTGTTGTGGGTCACTTTGTGCTGATTTTGGAGGCATTGAAAGGTCACCCGctgaatttcctgatttttggaGCCATTGAAAGGTCACCTGCCgaatttgcagatttttttaggcATTGAAAGGTCACCTGCCGAATATGCAGATTTTTTAGGCATTGAAAGGTCACCTGCTCATTTTGGAAGCATTGAAAGGTCACGtgctgattttggggcattgCCAAGTCATGACCTATTCCATTTGGACGCATTTCCAGGTGCCTTTGTCCCGATTTTGAATCCCGTCCCGTCGACCCATTGACTTAGACACGGGAACGTGACATCATGGGGCAAAGATGTCTCTTTTCATGCTCCTGCCACCAATTCAAAAGCCTTACCGCGCACCAGAGCCCACACTTTCCAGTCATTTCCAAAGGACTGGACGCcgattgccatcaatggcagggaaAGAGAGTTGACCTCGCTCTGACTTTGTCCAGTTTCAGACGGAGCTCCGAAAGATTCTGGTGTCCCTTATCGAGGTGGCCCAGAAGCTCCTGGCCTTGAACCCCGACGCCGTGGAGCTTTTCAAAAAGGCCAACGGTGGGTGACGCCATCCATTGAACTAGACTCCGTGAAGTCGGTGAGCTAAACCGCACTTGAGTGAGCTGACACCCGATACTCCGTTCGCAGACATGTTGGACGAGGACGAGCGCGTGGACGAGGCGGCGCTCCAACAACTGACCGAGATGGGCTTCCCTGAGAGCAGAGCGGTCAAAGCCCTCAGACTCAACCAGTCAGTCTCAGCAGCATAAGCATAAGCATACGTTCTGCCAGTCAGGCCACCCCTTTTAGCACAAGCAGTGTGTCTCGCTACCGCATTAAGCACAAGTGGCCTAAGGTCAACAGGACGTCACCCGCAAAGGCCACCAAATGAATAGAAAGTGAGGCGTGAATGCTGCTCCCCAAACATGTTTTCTGGGGTCCTCTTGATCTTGACTTTTACAGCTCACTTGGTGTTGATTGTGGGTCGCTTGCTAT
It includes:
- the LOC144195005 gene encoding ubiquitin-associated domain-containing protein 1-like; translated protein: MFVQEEKMFAGKVLKIHICTVDGDEWLEEITEDTTLDKVKEKCLKHCWPGNSDDPKTLTHHKLIHAATERVLSDTKTVAEERLKDRDVLLLLKKRATPTPPKMVDVSAEDKKKVDNKAPDKDAILKATANLSIRHTDQTVVQHNIRDFQTELRKILVSLIEVAQKLLALNPDAVELFKKANDMLDEDERVDEAALQQLTEMGFPESRAVKALRLNHMSVTQAMEWLIEHVDDPSADAASSGVPCRPSDGSSTSSGGQDELTEIFKRIRRKRDFRADSRAVFALMEMGFEEKQVIDALKVNNNQQDAACEWLLGDKKPSAEDMDKGIDTDSPLFQAILENPVVQLGLTNPKTLLAFEDMLENPLNSTQWMNDPETGPVMLQISRIFQTLNRT